Below is a genomic region from Actinomadura sp. NAK00032.
CGGCGCCGATGCATCTCCAATGCCGTTTCTGCGGCTGCGTCCCCGCCGTGGACACGACCTTCCGCGGCCACCGCGGAATGATCCTCGTGATGTCCTTCCTGCACGTGAAGGGCCCCTTCTGCCGGGACTGCGGGCTGTCGGTGTTCCGCGACATGACGGCCAAGACGCTGATCGGCGGCTGGTGGGGCTACATCTCGTTCATCGCCACGCCGGTCACCGTGCTGATCAACCTGGCCCGGCACGGGAAGGTGGCCGGGCTCGCGGCCCCGACGCCGCCGCCCGACGGCCGGCCGCACGGGCGGCCCGCCGACCCGGGGCCGCCGCTGATGACCCGGCCCATCGCGATCATCGGGGCGCTGGTGCCGCTGCTGCTCGCCGTCCTCGTCGTCGCCGTGAACCTCGCCGGCTGAGCGCCCGGGCGGGCCCTCGGGCGGCCTGGCCGCCGGGGGCGGAGCCTGCGATCCTGGACGCATGCGCATCGTCATCGTCGGCGGCGGGATCATCGGCGCCGCGCTGGCCGACCGGCTGGCCCGCGGGGCGGGCGCCGCCGAGGTGACGCTCGTCGAGCGGGACCGGCCCGGCGCGGGCACCTCGGGCGCGAGCTTCGCCTGGCTCAACGCCAACGACCCGGACGACCCCGCCTACCACTGCCTGCGCGTCGCCGCCCTCGGCGCCTGGCGGCGGCTGGCCGGGGAGTTCGGCGATCCCGCCTGGTTCCGAATCGCGGGCAACACCGCCTGGGCCACCGCGGACCCCGCCAAGGAGCTGCTGGCCGACCGGGTCGCGCGGCTGGCCGCGCTCGGCTACCCGGCCGCGCTGATCACGCCGGACCGGCTGCGCGAACTCGAACCGTCCCTGCGTCCTCCCGCCGCCGGCGCGGTCATCGCGCATTACCCGGGGGAGGGCCACGTGCACGGCCCGGACGCGGTGCGGGCCCTCGCCGACCGCGCCCGCTCCGCCGGGGCGAGGCTGATCGGCGGCACGGCCGCCACCCGCCTCAACCTGCGCGGCGGCCGGGTCACCGGCGTCCGCCTCGGCACCGACGACGACCTGGACGCCGACCTCACGGTCTGCGCGGCCGGCCGGCACTCCCCCGCCCTGCTCGCGACCGCCGGCCTCGGCCTCCCCCTGGTGGACGCCGAGGCGCCCGGGTCCCCGGCGCCCGGCCTCACCGCCTTCACCGGCCCCGGCCCGGCCCTGCTCAACGGCGTGGTCCACTCCCCCGGCGTCGACCTGCGCCCCGTCCCGGGCGGCGGGCTGGCCCTGGAGGCCGCCGACCTGGACGACGCCACCGACCTCGCCACCCCCGCGGCCGCCCTCGACCGCGGGGCCGCCGAACTCCTCGACCGCGCCCGCGCGCTGATCCCCGCGCTGACCGCCCCCGTCGAGACGGTCCACCGCTGCGTCCGGCCGCTGCCCGCCGACGGGTTCCCGCTCGTCGGCCCGCAGTTCCCCGGCCTCTACACCGCCGTCACCCACAGCGGGATCACGCTGGGCCCGCACCTCGCCGATCTGATCGCCGCGGATCTGCGCGGCGGCGAACCGGCCCTCGCCCCTTACCGCCCGGACCGCGCCGCCGGGGCGGCCGCCTGGTAAGCGCGGGATCGCGCGATTTCGCTTCCGCACGCGGCGGACGGCTCGTTGGATACCCTGGGAGCGAAGGCCGGGACGACGCGGCGCGATTTCGGATCCCTCCGCGCATTTCGGTGAACGATGGTGCAGGTGCGTTTCGGTGAAGGATGCTGTCGTGGTGCATGTGGGAAAGATCGCGCGGTTCGATGAGGTTCGCGGCTACGGATTCATCACGCCCGACGAAGGCGGTCCGGACGTCTTCGTCCACGTGAATGATCTGAACGACGACAAAACGCTGATCGCCACCGGGACCTCAGTCGAATACGAGCTCATCGACGGCGAGCGGGGGCTGAAGGCGTTCGACGTCAGCGTCATCGGCGACCGCGTCGCACCCGCCTCCGGCGGCGGGCGGATCGTCCCGTCCGACGACGAGGTCCTCTGCGACGTCCTCACCACGACGGAGCTGCGCATCGAGCTGACCGAGCTGATCCTCGACAGCGTGCCCGAGCTGACCGGCGCCCACCTCGTCCGGCTCCGCGAGAGCCTGCTGACCTTCGCCCGCAAGCACGGCTGGAGCGAGGACTGACCCGCCGCCCGGCGGTCAGCGCGACGCGATCGTGACGGCGGTCAGCAGCACGCACAGCGCCGCGATCCCGGCGACCACGGCGGCCACGCCCAGCTGCGGCGCCGCCAGCGGCAGCAGCAGCACCGCGGCGGCGCATCCCGCGACCGCGCCCGGACGGGTCAGCGGCGCCGCCACGATCAAGGCGTGCACGAGCCAGAGCACCACCAGGAAGACGCTCACCGGTACGGCGACCGCGTAGCAGATCACCGCCGGCGACGCCGCCACGTGGTGCCCGGTCTGCTCGACCGCGACCTCCAGGCCCGCGCCGAGCGCCGCCAGCGACGCGAAGATCCCGTAGTGGCCGTAGCCCCACAGGTAGGAGCGGTGCCGCCGGTCGCGCAGCCCCGCGCCCGCCGGGGCGAGGAAGTACAGCCACCACAGGGCGAACAGCACCACGAGGCCGGACACCGCGATCACCAGGAACGGGCTGCTCACCGCGGACTCCTCCAGCGCCCCCGCGACGCCCCGGGTCGCGGCGAGGACGCTCTCCCCCAGCAGGATGATCGTGAAGAGCCCGTAGCGTTCGGCGATGTGGTGCGGATGCCAGGTGGTGGGCGCGGCCCGCTCCGCCCACGGCGGCACCGCCATCTCCAGGACCGCCAGGGCCACGAAGACCGGCACGTGCGCGTCCGCCGGCAGTGCGCCGAGCTCTGCGGCGAGCAGCCGCAGCAGCCAGCCCGCCTGCAGGGCGGTCATGCCGGCCGCGTACCGGAACGCGGTGCGGCGGCCGTCCGGATTCTCGATCCCGGCCCGCACCCACTGCGTGACCAGCCCGATCCGCATGATGAAGTAGCCGAGCGTGACGCCGCGGAGGTCCTCGTGGTCGGCCGCCGCCGGCACGCCGGCGGCGAGCACCAGCACGCCCGCCATCTGCACCATGGTCAGCAGCCGGTAGGCCACGTCGTCGGTGTCGTAGGACGAGGCGAACCAGGTGAAGTTCATCCACGCCCACCAGATCGCGAAGAAGACCAGCAGGAACGGGACGACCCCCGCGCCGCCGTGCCCCGCCGCGATCTCGTGCGCCAGCTCCCCGGTGACCGCCGCGACCGCGACGACGAACGTCAGGTCGAACAGCAGCTCCAGCGG
It encodes:
- a CDS encoding FAD-binding oxidoreductase; the protein is MRIVIVGGGIIGAALADRLARGAGAAEVTLVERDRPGAGTSGASFAWLNANDPDDPAYHCLRVAALGAWRRLAGEFGDPAWFRIAGNTAWATADPAKELLADRVARLAALGYPAALITPDRLRELEPSLRPPAAGAVIAHYPGEGHVHGPDAVRALADRARSAGARLIGGTAATRLNLRGGRVTGVRLGTDDDLDADLTVCAAGRHSPALLATAGLGLPLVDAEAPGSPAPGLTAFTGPGPALLNGVVHSPGVDLRPVPGGGLALEAADLDDATDLATPAAALDRGAAELLDRARALIPALTAPVETVHRCVRPLPADGFPLVGPQFPGLYTAVTHSGITLGPHLADLIAADLRGGEPALAPYRPDRAAGAAAW
- a CDS encoding cold-shock protein, giving the protein MVHVGKIARFDEVRGYGFITPDEGGPDVFVHVNDLNDDKTLIATGTSVEYELIDGERGLKAFDVSVIGDRVAPASGGGRIVPSDDEVLCDVLTTTELRIELTELILDSVPELTGAHLVRLRESLLTFARKHGWSED
- a CDS encoding low temperature requirement protein A; its protein translation is MTPPHRDASAPHPDSGIRIRVRMRARPIDEPHRAASPLELLFDLTFVVAVAAVTGELAHEIAAGHGGAGVVPFLLVFFAIWWAWMNFTWFASSYDTDDVAYRLLTMVQMAGVLVLAAGVPAAADHEDLRGVTLGYFIMRIGLVTQWVRAGIENPDGRRTAFRYAAGMTALQAGWLLRLLAAELGALPADAHVPVFVALAVLEMAVPPWAERAAPTTWHPHHIAERYGLFTIILLGESVLAATRGVAGALEESAVSSPFLVIAVSGLVVLFALWWLYFLAPAGAGLRDRRHRSYLWGYGHYGIFASLAALGAGLEVAVEQTGHHVAASPAVICYAVAVPVSVFLVVLWLVHALIVAAPLTRPGAVAGCAAAVLLLPLAAPQLGVAAVVAGIAALCVLLTAVTIASR